A single window of Oerskovia paurometabola DNA harbors:
- a CDS encoding isochorismatase family protein — translation MTSTDTPATGRALIVVDVQPTFCEGGELAVEGGDAVAEAIAVFAAEHRAGYDLVVTTQDWHVDPGHHFATAPEVPDFVDTWPPHGLAGTPNAELHPALADLAPDASVRKGEYQAAYSGFEGVDGAGRSLAQILQEAGVASADVVGIAESHCVRATALDAHALGLATRVLTDLTVPVSAELGEAARVELAAAGVELVRSTEA, via the coding sequence ATGACCAGCACCGACACCCCGGCCACGGGCCGCGCCCTGATCGTCGTCGACGTCCAGCCCACGTTCTGCGAGGGTGGTGAGCTCGCGGTCGAGGGCGGCGACGCGGTCGCCGAGGCCATCGCGGTCTTCGCCGCCGAGCACCGCGCGGGCTACGACCTCGTGGTGACGACCCAGGACTGGCACGTCGACCCGGGCCACCACTTCGCGACGGCCCCCGAGGTTCCCGACTTCGTCGACACGTGGCCGCCGCACGGCCTCGCGGGCACGCCGAACGCCGAGCTGCACCCGGCCCTCGCGGACCTCGCTCCCGATGCGAGCGTCAGGAAGGGCGAGTACCAGGCGGCGTACTCGGGCTTCGAGGGGGTCGACGGCGCGGGCCGCTCCCTCGCGCAGATCCTCCAGGAGGCGGGCGTCGCGTCGGCCGACGTCGTCGGGATCGCGGAGTCGCACTGCGTCCGGGCGACCGCGCTCGACGCGCACGCGCTGGGGCTCGCGACCCGGGTCCTGACGGACCTCACGGTGCCGGTGTCGGCCGAGCTCGGCGAGGCGGCCCGGGTCGAGCTCGCGGCGGCCGGCGTCGAGCTGGTGCGCTCGACCGAGGCGTGA
- the rsmI gene encoding 16S rRNA (cytidine(1402)-2'-O)-methyltransferase, translating to MSNARPTPASTPESPAPLPDGAAPVRAAAHPAEVGEHVGGDAPEARDGVGPEDETSTARDDETPDEQEPVGRGAKDDGHLVLAATPIGNVEDASPRLRRLLAESAVVAAEDTRRLHALATRMGVSIGGRVVSYHEHNEVERADELLDVVEGGGTVVIVTDAGMPSVSDPGYRVVTRAVERGLPITSAPGPSAVLTALALSGLPTDRFCFEGFPPRKPGERARTFEALAREPRTMVFFEAPHRIDDTLAAMAEGFGADRPAAVCRELTKTYEEVLRGTLGELAAEAADRQLRGEICVVVAGAPAREAVSVEELVAEVLARVAAGERLKEAVAEVATAAGVPKRDLYAAALAARKA from the coding sequence ATGAGCAACGCCCGCCCCACGCCCGCGTCCACCCCCGAGTCGCCCGCCCCCCTGCCCGACGGCGCCGCACCGGTCCGGGCCGCAGCGCACCCCGCCGAGGTGGGCGAGCACGTGGGAGGCGACGCGCCCGAGGCGCGCGACGGCGTCGGGCCGGAGGACGAGACCTCCACGGCGAGGGACGACGAGACCCCGGACGAGCAGGAGCCGGTCGGGCGCGGTGCCAAGGACGACGGGCATCTCGTCCTGGCCGCGACACCCATCGGCAACGTCGAGGACGCGAGCCCGCGGCTGCGACGCCTCCTGGCGGAGTCCGCGGTCGTCGCGGCCGAGGACACGCGCCGGCTGCACGCCCTCGCCACGCGCATGGGCGTGTCGATCGGCGGGCGCGTCGTGAGCTATCACGAGCACAACGAGGTCGAGCGGGCCGACGAGCTGCTCGACGTCGTCGAGGGCGGTGGCACGGTCGTGATCGTGACCGACGCCGGCATGCCCTCCGTCTCGGACCCCGGTTACCGCGTCGTGACGCGGGCCGTCGAACGCGGCCTGCCCATCACCTCGGCCCCCGGCCCCAGCGCGGTCCTCACCGCGCTCGCGCTGTCGGGGCTGCCGACCGACCGCTTCTGCTTCGAGGGCTTCCCGCCGCGCAAGCCCGGCGAGCGGGCGCGCACGTTCGAGGCGCTCGCGCGCGAGCCCCGGACCATGGTCTTCTTCGAGGCCCCGCACCGGATCGACGACACGCTCGCCGCGATGGCCGAGGGCTTCGGCGCAGACCGGCCCGCGGCGGTGTGCCGCGAGCTGACCAAGACGTACGAGGAGGTCCTGCGCGGCACGCTCGGCGAGCTCGCGGCCGAGGCCGCCGACCGCCAGCTCCGTGGAGAGATCTGCGTCGTCGTGGCCGGGGCACCGGCGCGCGAGGCCGTGTCCGTCGAGGAGCTCGTCGCCGAGGTCCTGGCCAGGGTCGCCGCAGGGGAGCGTCTCAAGGAGGCCGTCGCCGAGGTCGCGACCGCCGCGGGAGTGCCCAAGCGCGACCTGTACGCGGCGGCGCTCGCAGCGCGCAAGGCCTGA
- a CDS encoding MarR family transcriptional regulator yields the protein MSTTGATDRPSPTEQATEPAPAPSAGPAPGERPVGYWLKLVDRLIDQSFDDVFLRTGLTRRHWQVLNMIRDGVSDATTVDSVLSPFATPGGTGVATGQAAGVTAEISDLRTRGWVAQGGSGWEVTVAGQHAYHDLLDAVSISRERLAEGITREQYDQTIATLEQMARNLGWAPGT from the coding sequence ATGAGCACCACAGGCGCGACCGACCGCCCGAGCCCGACCGAGCAGGCGACCGAGCCTGCGCCGGCGCCGTCCGCGGGACCCGCGCCGGGGGAGCGGCCCGTCGGGTACTGGCTCAAGCTCGTCGACCGGCTGATCGACCAGAGCTTCGACGACGTCTTCCTGCGCACCGGCCTCACCCGCCGCCACTGGCAGGTCCTCAACATGATCCGCGACGGCGTCTCGGACGCCACGACGGTCGACAGCGTCCTGTCGCCGTTCGCGACGCCCGGCGGTACCGGGGTGGCCACGGGCCAGGCGGCCGGGGTCACCGCCGAGATCTCCGACCTGCGGACCCGAGGCTGGGTCGCTCAGGGAGGATCGGGTTGGGAGGTGACGGTCGCGGGCCAGCACGCCTACCACGACCTGCTCGACGCCGTCTCGATCTCGCGCGAGCGGCTCGCCGAGGGCATCACGCGCGAGCAGTACGACCAGACGATCGCGACCCTCGAGCAGATGGCCCGCAACCTCGGGTGGGCACCGGGGACCTGA